A stretch of Helicobacter pylori DNA encodes these proteins:
- the dapB gene encoding 4-hydroxy-tetrahydrodipicolinate reductase: MKIGVYGASGRIGKLLLEELKGGYKGLELSSVFVRQKCETDFSSFSHAPLVTNDLKAFVRACECVIDFSLPKGVDHLLEALLECPKILVSGTTGLEKETLEKMQKLALKAPLLHAHNMSIGIMMLNQLAFLASLKLKDADIEIIETHHNLKKDAPSGTALSLYETCAKARGYDEKNALITHREGLRSKESIGIAALRGGDVAGKHTIGFYLEGEYIELSHTATNRSIFAKGALEVALWLRDKAAKKYEISEMFG, from the coding sequence ATGAAAATCGGTGTTTATGGAGCGAGCGGTCGTATAGGGAAACTGCTCTTAGAAGAATTAAAGGGGGGGTATAAGGGATTAGAGCTGTCTAGCGTGTTTGTCAGGCAAAAATGCGAAACGGATTTTAGCTCTTTTTCACACGCCCCTTTAGTAACCAATGATTTAAAAGCGTTTGTGAGGGCATGCGAATGCGTGATTGATTTTTCTTTACCTAAAGGCGTGGATCATTTGCTAGAGGCTCTTTTAGAATGCCCTAAAATTTTAGTTTCTGGCACAACCGGTTTAGAAAAAGAAACGCTAGAAAAAATGCAAAAATTAGCCTTAAAAGCGCCGCTTTTGCACGCGCACAACATGTCTATAGGGATTATGATGCTTAACCAATTAGCCTTTTTAGCTTCTTTGAAATTAAAAGATGCGGATATTGAAATTATAGAAACGCACCACAATCTCAAAAAAGACGCTCCGAGCGGCACAGCGTTGAGTTTGTATGAAACTTGCGCTAAGGCTAGGGGGTATGATGAAAAAAACGCCCTAATCACTCACAGAGAAGGTTTGCGCTCTAAAGAAAGCATTGGCATAGCCGCTTTAAGGGGGGGCGATGTCGCCGGGAAGCACACGATAGGGTTTTATTTAGAGGGCGAATACATAGAGCTTAGCCATACGGCGACTAACCGATCTATTTTTGCTAAAGGGGCTTTAGAAGTGGCTCTATGGCTTAGAGATAAAGCCGCTAAAAAATATGAAATCAGCGAAATGTTTGGTTGA
- the cagB gene encoding cag pathogenicity island protein B has product MENKSIGQIFKDSFKKSFFSGLWSCLKWSFILTLISLGLFLLVFRFQPETIKKYIKDPKDLQFYNDLRKKNGWDK; this is encoded by the coding sequence ATGGAAAACAAATCAATAGGACAGATTTTCAAAGACAGCTTCAAAAAAAGTTTCTTTAGTGGTCTATGGAGTTGCTTAAAATGGAGCTTTATCCTCACTCTGATCAGCTTGGGTTTGTTTCTGCTTGTTTTTAGGTTTCAACCTGAGACGATTAAAAAATACATCAAAGATCCTAAAGATCTACAATTCTACAACGACTTGAGAAAGAAAAATGGTTGGGACAAGTAG
- the cagC gene encoding cag pathogenicity island type IV secretion system protein CagC produces MKFLTRITDSYKKVVVTLGLVITTNPLMAINSPATGVTETKTLVIQIISVLAIVGGCALGVKGIADIWKISDDIKRGQATVFAYAQPIAMLAVAGGIIYLSTKFGFNIGESGGAS; encoded by the coding sequence ATGAAATTTCTTACAAGAATCACTGACAGCTACAAGAAAGTTGTAGTAACTTTAGGGCTAGTGATAACAACCAATCCTTTAATGGCGATCAACTCTCCTGCAACAGGCGTTACTGAGACTAAAACTTTGGTTATTCAGATCATTTCTGTTCTAGCGATCGTAGGTGGTTGCGCTCTAGGGGTCAAAGGCATAGCGGATATTTGGAAAATCTCTGATGACATCAAAAGAGGTCAGGCAACTGTTTTTGCTTACGCGCAACCCATAGCTATGTTAGCGGTGGCAGGCGGTATTATCTATTTGAGCACTAAGTTTGGCTTCAATATTGGCGAGAGTGGAGGAGCTAGCTAA
- the cagD gene encoding cag pathogenicity island type IV secretion system protein CagD codes for MINNNSNKKLRGFFLKVLLSLVVFSSYGSANDDKEAKKEALEKEKNTPNGRVYTNLDFDSFKATIKNLKDKKVTFKEVNPDIIKDEVFDFVIVNRVLKKIKDLKHYDPVIEKIFDEKGKEMGLNVELQINPEVKDFFTFKSISTTNKQRCFLSLRGETREILCDDKLYNVLLAVFNSYDPNDLLKHISTVESLKKIFYTITCEAVYL; via the coding sequence TTGATCAACAATAATAGTAATAAAAAACTAAGAGGCTTTTTTTTGAAAGTTCTCTTAAGTCTCGTTGTTTTCAGTTCGTATGGGTCAGCCAATGATGACAAAGAAGCCAAAAAAGAAGCGCTAGAAAAAGAAAAAAACACTCCCAATGGGCGTGTTTATACGAATTTAGATTTTGATAGTTTCAAGGCGACTATCAAAAATTTGAAAGACAAGAAAGTAACTTTCAAAGAAGTCAATCCCGATATTATCAAAGATGAAGTTTTTGACTTCGTGATTGTCAATAGAGTCCTTAAAAAAATAAAGGATTTGAAGCATTACGATCCAGTTATTGAAAAAATCTTTGATGAAAAGGGTAAAGAAATGGGATTGAATGTAGAATTACAGATCAATCCTGAAGTGAAAGACTTTTTTACTTTTAAAAGCATCAGCACGACCAACAAACAACGTTGCTTTCTGTCATTGCGCGGAGAAACAAGAGAAATTCTATGCGATGATAAGCTATACAATGTTTTATTGGCTGTATTCAATTCTTATGACCCTAATGATCTTTTGAAACATATTAGCACCGTAGAGTCTCTCAAAAAAATCTTTTATACGATTACATGTGAAGCGGTATATCTATAA
- the cagE gene encoding cag pathogenicity island type IV secretion system ATPase CagE, whose amino-acid sequence MFVASKQADEQKKLVIEQEVQKRQFQKIEELKADMQKGVNPFFKVLFDGGNRLFGFPETFIYSSIFILFVTIVLSVILFQAYEPVLIVAIVIVLVALGFKKDYRLYQRMERAMKFKKPFLFKGVKNKAFMSIFSMKPSKEMANDIHLNPNREDRLVSAANSYLANNYECFLDDGVILTNNYSLLGTIKLGGIDFLTTSKKDLIELHASIYSVFRNFVTPEFKFYFHTVKKKIVIDETNRDYSLIFSNDFMRAYNEKQKRESFYDISFFLTIEQDLLDTLNEPVMNKKHFADNNFEEFQRIIRAKLENFKDRIELIEELLSKYHPTRLKEYTKDGIIYSKQCEFYNFLVGMNEAPFICNRKDLYLKEKMHGGVKEVYFANKHGKILNDDLSEKYFSAIEISEYAPKSQSDLFDKINALDSEFIFMHAYSPKNSQVLKDKLAFTSRRIIISGGSKEQGMTLGCLSELVGNGDITLGSYGNSLVLFADSFEKMKQSVKECVSSLNAKGFLANAATFSMENYFFAKHCSFITLPFIFDVTSNNFADFIAMRAMSFDGNQENNAWGNSVMTLKSEINSPFYLNFHMPTDFGSASAGHTLILGSTGSGKTVFMSMTLNAMGQFAYNFPANVSKDKQKLTMVYMDKDYGAYGNIVAMGGEYIKIELGTDTGLNPFAWAACVQKTDATMEQKQTAISVVKELVKNLATKSDEKDENGNSISFSLADSNTLAAAVTNLITGDMNLDYPITQLINAFGKDHNDPNGLVARLAPFCKSTNGEFQWLFDNKATDRLDFSKTIIGVDGSSFLDNNDVSPFICFYLFARIQEAMDGRRFVLDIDEAWKYLSDPKVAYFVRDMLKTARKRNAIVRLATQSITDLLACPIADTIREQCPTKIFLRNDGGNLSDYQRLANVTEKEFEIITKGLDRKILYKQDGSPSVIASFNLRGIPKEYLKILSTDTVFVKEIDKIIQNHSIIDKYQALRQMYQQIKEY is encoded by the coding sequence GTGTTTGTGGCAAGCAAGCAGGCTGATGAACAAAAAAAGCTAGTTATAGAGCAAGAGGTTCAAAAGCGGCAGTTTCAAAAAATAGAAGAGCTTAAAGCAGACATGCAAAAGGGTGTCAATCCTTTTTTTAAAGTCTTGTTTGATGGGGGGAATAGGTTGTTTGGTTTCCCTGAAACTTTTATTTATTCTTCTATATTTATATTGTTTGTAACAATTGTATTATCTGTTATTCTTTTTCAAGCCTATGAACCTGTTTTGATTGTAGCGATTGTTATTGTGCTTGTAGCTCTTGGATTCAAGAAAGATTATAGGCTTTATCAAAGAATGGAGCGAGCGATGAAATTTAAAAAACCTTTTTTGTTTAAGGGCGTGAAAAACAAAGCGTTCATGAGCATTTTTTCCATGAAGCCTAGTAAAGAAATGGCTAATGACATCCACTTAAATCCAAACAGAGAAGACAGACTTGTGAGCGCTGCAAACTCCTATCTAGCGAATAACTATGAATGTTTTTTAGATGATGGGGTGATCCTTACTAATAACTATTCTCTTTTAGGCACAATCAAATTGGGGGGTATTGATTTTTTAACCACCTCTAAAAAAGATCTCATAGAGTTACACGCTTCTATTTATAGCGTTTTTAGGAATTTTGTTACCCCTGAATTCAAATTCTATTTTCACACTGTTAAAAAGAAAATCGTTATTGATGAAACCAATAGGGACTATAGTCTTATTTTTTCTAATGATTTCATGCGAGCCTATAATGAGAAGCAAAAGAGAGAAAGTTTTTATGATATTAGTTTTTTTCTGACCATAGAGCAAGATTTATTAGACACTCTCAATGAACCCGTTATGAATAAAAAGCATTTTGCAGACAATAATTTTGAAGAGTTTCAAAGGATTATTAGAGCCAAGCTTGAAAACTTCAAGGATAGGATAGAGCTCATAGAAGAGCTATTGAGCAAATACCACCCCACTAGATTGAAAGAATACACCAAAGATGGCATTATTTATTCCAAACAATGCGAGTTTTATAATTTTCTTGTGGGAATGAATGAAGCCCCTTTTATTTGCAACCGAAAAGACTTGTATCTCAAAGAAAAAATGCATGGTGGGGTGAAAGAAGTTTATTTTGCTAATAAGCATGGAAAAATCTTAAATGATGATTTGAGTGAAAAATATTTTAGCGCTATTGAGATCAGTGAATACGCCCCTAAATCACAGAGCGATTTGTTTGATAAAATCAACGCTCTAGACAGCGAATTTATCTTTATGCATGCTTATTCGCCTAAAAACTCACAAGTTTTAAAGGACAAACTGGCTTTCACCTCTAGAAGGATTATTATTAGTGGAGGCTCTAAAGAGCAGGGCATGACTTTGGGTTGCTTGAGCGAATTAGTGGGTAATGGTGATATTACGCTAGGCAGTTATGGTAATTCTTTAGTGCTGTTTGCTGATAGCTTTGAAAAAATGAAACAAAGCGTTAAGGAATGTGTCTCTAGTCTTAACGCTAAAGGTTTTTTAGCCAACGCAGCGACTTTCTCTATGGAAAATTACTTTTTTGCCAAACATTGCTCTTTTATTACGCTTCCTTTTATTTTTGATGTAACTTCTAATAATTTCGCTGATTTTATCGCTATGAGGGCTATGAGTTTTGATGGCAATCAAGAGAATAACGCTTGGGGCAATAGTGTGATGACGCTAAAAAGCGAGATCAATTCGCCTTTTTATCTGAACTTCCACATGCCTACTGATTTTGGTTCAGCTTCAGCAGGACACACTTTAATACTTGGCTCAACAGGTTCAGGTAAGACAGTGTTTATGTCAATGACTCTAAACGCTATGGGGCAATTTGCCTATAATTTTCCTGCTAATGTCAGCAAAGACAAGCAAAAGCTCACTATGGTCTATATGGATAAAGATTATGGCGCTTATGGGAATATTGTCGCAATGGGTGGGGAGTATATCAAGATTGAGCTAGGGACAGATACAGGATTAAATCCTTTTGCTTGGGCGGCTTGCGTGCAAAAAACAGATGCAACAATGGAACAAAAACAAACAGCTATTTCTGTTGTCAAAGAGCTTGTGAAAAACCTAGCGACCAAAAGCGATGAAAAAGATGAAAATGGCAACAGCATCTCTTTTAGCCTAGCAGATTCTAACACGCTTGCAGCGGCAGTAACCAACCTTATCACAGGAGATATGAACCTAGATTATCCCATCACTCAACTTATCAATGCTTTTGGAAAAGACCACAATGATCCTAATGGGCTTGTCGCACGATTAGCGCCTTTTTGCAAATCAACCAATGGTGAATTTCAATGGCTTTTTGATAATAAAGCAACAGATCGCTTAGATTTTTCAAAAACGATTATTGGCGTTGATGGGTCAAGTTTCTTAGACAATAATGATGTTTCACCCTTTATTTGTTTTTACCTTTTCGCTCGTATCCAAGAGGCAATGGATGGGCGTAGATTTGTCTTAGATATTGATGAAGCGTGGAAATATTTAAGCGATCCAAAGGTCGCTTATTTTGTGAGAGACATGCTAAAAACTGCAAGGAAAAGAAACGCTATTGTCAGACTTGCGACTCAAAGCATCACTGATCTTTTGGCTTGCCCTATTGCTGATACGATTAGAGAACAATGCCCTACAAAGATTTTTTTGAGAAACGATGGGGGTAATCTTTCTGATTACCAAAGATTAGCTAATGTTACAGAAAAAGAATTTGAAATCATCACTAAGGGGCTAGATAGGAAAATTCTCTACAAACAGGATGGAAGCCCTAGCGTTATCGCTAGTTTTAATTTGAGAGGCATTCCTAAAGAATATTTGAAAATTTTATCCACAGATACTGTATTTGTCAAAGAAATTGACAAGATTATCCAAAACCATAGTATCATAGATAAATATCAGGCCTTGAGGCAAATGTATCAACAAATAAAGGAGTATTAA
- the cagF gene encoding type IV secretion system chaperone CagF, with protein sequence MKQSLREQKLLKILENDVLTILDSFSNYLFELREELDFIEEEMEGEITEQNLTALYDFSNFLEDHVNVFYENVLNIDDIKTEHLYSGLIDSLNANLHFVKSFLSNQDLDFRFFKEINEGQDPQKTLSRLIPLQSGKNDASSFKANNSFVSLVYVYAYFMLETIRQSYRILRLLEKPINNNISEDMQNDIENFFVQANFLEYYVQNKIYPTNHAYDFTHLIMDSIIPNWIQTDMSVEAKKKELFEKYFQNIDEVTNKMLDQENQNKNSD encoded by the coding sequence ATGAAACAAAGTTTGCGCGAACAAAAATTATTGAAAATTTTAGAAAATGATGTCTTGACGATTTTGGATAGTTTTTCTAATTACCTTTTTGAACTGAGAGAAGAGTTGGACTTCATAGAAGAAGAAATGGAAGGTGAAATCACTGAACAAAACCTTACCGCTCTTTATGATTTTTCTAATTTCTTAGAAGACCATGTCAATGTGTTTTATGAGAATGTTTTGAATATAGATGATATCAAAACAGAACACCTTTATTCAGGTCTCATAGATAGTCTTAACGCTAATCTTCACTTTGTCAAGTCATTTCTCAGTAATCAGGATTTAGACTTCCGCTTTTTTAAAGAAATAAACGAAGGGCAAGATCCCCAAAAAACATTATCAAGATTAATTCCTCTTCAAAGTGGGAAAAATGATGCAAGCTCGTTTAAAGCCAATAATTCTTTTGTTTCATTAGTTTATGTTTATGCTTACTTCATGCTAGAAACTATCAGGCAGTCGTATAGGATTCTCAGATTACTAGAAAAACCTATCAATAACAACATAAGCGAGGATATGCAGAACGATATAGAGAATTTTTTTGTTCAAGCAAATTTTTTAGAATACTATGTTCAGAACAAAATATACCCAACCAATCATGCCTATGACTTCACGCATTTGATCATGGACTCTATTATTCCTAATTGGATTCAAACTGATATGAGCGTTGAAGCTAAAAAGAAAGAGCTTTTTGAAAAATATTTTCAAAACATTGATGAAGTAACAAACAAAATGCTCGATCAAGAAAATCAAAACAAAAACAGCGATTGA
- the cagG gene encoding cag pathogenicity island type IV secretion system translocation protein CagG, translating into MKTNFYKIKSLFAWCLIIGMFNAPLNADQNTDIKDISPEDMALNSVGLVSRDQLKIEIPKETLEQKVAVLNDYNDKNVNIKFDNISLGSFQPNDNLGINAMWGIQNLLMSQMMGDYGPNNPFMYGYAPTYSDSSFLPPILGY; encoded by the coding sequence ATGAAAACGAATTTTTATAAAATTAAATCACTATTTGCTTGGTGTCTTATCATTGGCATGTTTAACGCTCCGCTTAACGCTGACCAAAACACGGATATAAAAGATATTAGTCCTGAAGATATGGCGCTAAATAGCGTGGGGCTTGTTTCTAGAGATCAACTAAAAATAGAGATCCCTAAAGAAACCCTAGAGCAAAAAGTGGCCGTACTCAATGACTATAATGATAAGAATGTTAATATCAAGTTTGACAACATAAGTTTAGGGAGTTTTCAACCTAATGATAATCTAGGTATCAATGCGATGTGGGGCATTCAAAATCTTCTCATGAGCCAAATGATGGGCGATTACGGTCCAAACAATCCTTTCATGTATGGTTATGCGCCAACATACTCAGATTCATCGTTTTTACCACCGATCTTAGGGTATTAA